From Haemorhous mexicanus isolate bHaeMex1 chromosome 1, bHaeMex1.pri, whole genome shotgun sequence, one genomic window encodes:
- the LOC132335973 gene encoding feather beta keratin-like, which produces MPQGHGKRLSCPSKTSIKAGPEPLSLTHFSSSLLLVLLLNTGTLHTTPMACNSLCRPCGPTPLANSCNEPCALQCQDSRVIIDPSPVLVTLPGPIMSSFPQNTAVGSTSSAAVGTELSVQGQPISGGFGGFGYGLGYGRGFGNGLGGLGCYGRRGGYIC; this is translated from the exons ATGCCCCAAGGCCATGGGAAAAGGCTGTCCTGCCCATCCAAGACCAGCATAAAAGCCGGCCCAGAGCCTCTCTCCCTCACACACTTCTCCTCAAGCCTTCtccttgtgctcctgctgaaTA CAGGCACCCTCCACACCACACCCATGGCCTGCAACAGCCTCTGCCGTCCCTGCGGACCCACCCCGCTGGCCAACAGCTGCAacgagccctgtgccctgcaatgcCAGGATTCCCGCGTCATCATCgacccttcccctgtgctggtcaccctgccaggacccatcatgagctccttcccccagaacacCGCCGTCGGATCCACCTCCTCGGCTGCCGTGGGCACTGAGCTCagtgtgcagggacagcccatctCTGGTGGCTTTGGTGGCTTTGGGTATGGCCTTGGCTATGGCCGTGGATTTGGCAACGGGCTGGGAGGCCTGGGCTGCTATGGCAGAAGGGGCGGCTACATCTGCTAA
- the LOC132336049 gene encoding feather beta keratin-like, protein MACNSLCRPCGPTPLANSCNEPCALQCQDSRVIIDPAPVLVTLPGPIMTSFPQNTAVGSTSSAALGTELSVQGQPISGGFGFGGFGYGLGYGRGFGYGLGGLGCYGRRGGYIC, encoded by the coding sequence ATGGCCTGCAACAGCCTCTGCCGTCCCTGCGGACCCACCCCGCTGGCCAACAGCTGCAacgagccctgtgccctgcaatgcCAGGATTCCCGCGTCATCATCGaccctgcccctgtgctggtcaccctgccaggacccatcatgacctccttcccccagaacacCGCCGTCGGATCCACCTCCTccgctgctctgggcactgagctcagtgtgcagggacagcccatctCTGGTGGATTTGGCTTTGGTGGCTTTGGCTATGGCCTTGGCTATGGCCGTGGATTTGGCTACGGGCTGGGAGGCCTGGGCTGCTATGGCAGAAGGGGCGGCTACATCTGCTAA
- the LOC132336173 gene encoding feather keratin B-4-like, with product MPQGHGTRLSRPSSTSIKAEPRASLPHTLLLKSSPPAPADNQATPIACNSLCRPCGPTPLANSCNEPCALQCQDSRVVIQPSPVLVTLPGPIMSSFPQNTAVGSTSSAALGTELSVQGQPISGGFGGFGYGLGYGHGFGNGLGGLDCYGRRGYGSIC from the exons ATGCCCCAAGGCCATGGGACAAGACTGTCCCGCCCCTCCAGTACCAGCATAAAAGCCGAGCCCAGAGCCTCTCTCCCTCACACACTTCTCCTGAAGagttctcctcctgctcctgctgacaaCCAGG CCACACCCATCGCCTGCAACAGCCTCTGCCGTCCCTGCGGACCCACCCCGCTGGCCAACAGCTGCAacgagccctgtgccctgcaatgcCAGGATTCCCGAGTTGTTATCCAgccttcccctgtgctggtcaccctgccaggacccatcatgagctccttcccccagaacacCGCCGTCGGATCCACCTCCTCCGCTGCCTTGGGCACTGAGCTCagtgtgcagggacagcccatctCTGGTGGCTTTGGTGGCTTTGGGTATGGTCTTGGCTATGGCCATGGATTTGGCAACGGGCTGGGAGGCCTGGACTGCTATGGCAGAAGGGGCTATGGCTCCATCTGCTAA
- the LOC132336237 gene encoding feather keratin 2-like, producing MACNSLCRPCGPTPLANSCNEPCALQCQDSRVVIQPSPVLVTLPGPIMTSFPQNTAVGSTSSAAVGTELSVQGQPISGGFGGFGYGLGYGHGFGNGLGGLGCYGRRGYGYIC from the coding sequence ATGGCCTGCAACAGCCTCTGCCGTCCCTGCGGACCCACCCCGCTGGCCAACAGCTGCAacgagccctgtgccctgcaatgcCAGGATTCCCGAGTTGTTATCCAGCCTTCTCCCGTTCTggtcaccctgccaggacccatcatgacctccttcccccagaacacCGCCGTCGGATCCACCTCCTCGGCTGCCGTGGGCACTGAGCTCagtgtgcagggacagcccatctCTGGTGGCTTTGGTGGCTTTGGCTACGGCCTTGGCTATGGCCATGGATTTGGCAATGGGCTGGGAGGCCTGGGCTGCTATGGCAGAAGGGGCTAT